The following proteins are co-located in the Osmia lignaria lignaria isolate PbOS001 chromosome 12, iyOsmLign1, whole genome shotgun sequence genome:
- the LOC117602647 gene encoding uncharacterized protein LOC117602647: protein MPAVIVGPPQRSEQMWQALKAHITRERQRKKQEQEADAEEERQRKERERQQKQDVMTLGETREQISNLENELSQLKDEKHQLFLQLKKVLNEDDNRRRQLIKETSVCSEVLTAVGGYPGTGPRVVHPQLFLPLPRSSSPLYKVAVGAPTHTLLPTGPLKRTHSPSPPPPASPYHAGYGYKPTPIPSYNPPPSKSEEAARRSGDSRAVLWNKNNQYSASNFYSTPTGQSVYSYSAPTSQQSREPEPAKSVYLSGNRTLSTHQTAYVTSLHSLDHKGAYGEDKFYLRPSSHVTVHGGAIPIQQPPQGAKTGGITSGYPVRAPQPPPAPYPPPPPGTYVSASGANVPGRLLYTQPGARYLQREV from the exons atgccAGCAGTAATTGTAGGTCCTCCTCAACGGAGTGAACAAATGTGGCAAGCATTAAAAGCTCACATTACAAGAGAAAGACAACGAAAGAAACAAG AACAAGAAGcagatgcagaagaagaacggcaaagaaaagaaagggagCGACAACAGAAACAAGATGTAATGACTTTAGGTGAAACCAGAGAACAGATTTCAAATCTTGAGAATGAACTGTCACAGTTGAAAGATGAAAAACATCAGTTATTTTTACAATTGAAAAAAGTTTTAAACGAAGATGATAACAGAAGACGGCAGTTAATTAAAGAAACAAG TGTTTGCTCTGAAGTTTTAACAGCAGTAGGAGGATATCCTGGAACAGGTCCCAGAGTAGTTCATCCACAGTTATTCCTTCCACTACCAAGAAGTAGTAGTCCACTTTATAAAGTTGCTGTTGGTGCACCAACACATACTTTATTACCAACT GGACCATTAAAAAGAACGCATAGTCcttcaccaccaccaccagctTCTCCATACCATGCTGGCTATGGGTACAAACCAACACCAATTCCAAGTTATAATCCTCCACCTTCCA AATCTGAGGAAGCAGCTAGGAGATCTGGCGATTCCCGAGCTGTTCTCTGGAACA AAAATAATCAGTATTCTGCATCCAATTTTTACTCGACCCCTACTGGTCAAAGCGTGTATAGTTACTCTGCGCCGACTTCGCAACAGTCTCGAGAACCTGAACCTGCGAAATCTGTATACCTTTCGGGTAACAGAACATTGTCAACGCATCAAACAG CTTATGTGACAAGTTTACATTCATTGGATCATAAAGGTGCCTATGGAgaagataaattttatttgcgGCCAAGTAGCCATGTTACTGTTCATGGTGGAGCTATTCCAATTCAACAACCACCACAG GGTGCAAAAACCGGAGGAATTACATCAGGATATCCGGTGAGAGCACCGCAACCACCACCTGCTCCATACCCACCCCCACCGCCAGGTACGTACGTTAGCGCATCCGGTGCTAATGTTCCTGGCCGATTGTTATACACTCAGCCCGGTGCGCGTTATCTTCAGAGAgaagtataa